CGGATTAAACCAGGATGAAGCATCAATGGGTTACGATGCCTATGCATTATTGCATTATGGCGCGGATCGTAATGGAATGCATAATCCTGTGCAGATGATCGCCTGGGGTAGTGGGCAAAATGCGTTGCAAGCATACGCAACAATTCCCTTCATTGCGCTATTTGATTTAAGCGTATTCAGTATTCGTCTGGTTCCCGCATTATTTGGTGTGTTCTGCCTTGCGCTTTTTTATTGGGTAGCTAGAAGAATTGCCGGTCCCAAGCTGGCTGTGGTAGCGCTATTTATCCTAGCGATTAGCCCTTGGCATATTGTGTTGAGTCGGTGGGCACTTGAATCCAATTTTTTGCCCGGCACTATGTTGGTTGCAATGGCACTTTTGATTTTTGCGCAAGAGCGCCCTCGCTTGCTGTATTTATCCTTTGCATTTTTTGCTGTTTCACTTTATGCCTATTCCACTGCCTATGCATTTGTGCCAGTGTTTTTCCTGATGTACGGTATCTATGCCTTGTGGCATAGGATTTACAGCATCAAGGATTGGATAATAGCGTGCAGTGTTTTTGCCGTGGTTGCAGCACCGATAATGCTCTTTGTGATTGTTAATCTATTCAAGCTGGAAACTATTGATTTGAGATTATTCAGTGTGCCGCGTATGCCAGGCGAAGCGCGTTATACCCATATGACCTCTTTTTTTAGTAATGAATTCTGGGGTGAGCTGGCAAAGAATTTCCATCGTGTAATTGAAATCCTATTTATCCAGTTTAATGATCGGGAAACGCAAAGCAGCGTGAAAGATATTGGAACTGTTTATGCATTCAGCATCCCATTTTTGTTTATTGGGCTCATTTTGTTTTTTCGGGATCTTTGGAGAGAAAAACGAGCGTCCGCAAAAATGCCAATCCTGCTGTGGTTAATTGCTGCATTAGGTGTGGCAATATTAAGCTGGCCAGCAGTGCATCGCATGAACCTGGTTTTCTTTCCACTCATCCTGTTGATTGCTTACGGCGTACGCGCGGTTTGGTTAAAAAGCAATGTAATTTTTGCGGTGATTATGTTGGTTTATCTCGGGTTGTTTGTCCGTTTTGAGAAGGTTTACTTTACTGAATATGCTGAAGAGGTTGGCGCATTCTTTTTTGAATCTTACACGGATGCAGTGGGTTACGCGTATAAGCACGCTGATGTCTCGCACACATTGTATGTGAGTGACAACCTTAATCAACCCTACATTCATGTCCTTTTTGTTACCAAATACGATGTAAAGGATTATATTTCCACTGTTGATATACCTAATCGCAGCGATGCGTTCCAGATAGTTAAATCGTTTGGTCGCTTTGTATTTGGAGTGCAAACTCCGCAGGCCGCTGAGGGTAAAGTCATTGTTGCACGCAATGATGAAGCCCGGCGTTTCCCGCAGGAGCGATATATTGCTAAAGCCTTTAAAAATTACACTGCCTTATTTAATCGCGATTATTACGGTTTAAATGCGGATGGTGATCCGGTTTCCCAAAGTAATAAATTTGAATTGGTAAATCCTGCGGTTTCTAACGATCAAATCACTCTGATTAAACCGGAAGCGCTTGCCAGTGTTTCCAATGTGAGTTTTCAAGCTTTTTATTCACCGGATAAAGCAGGAAAGTTGCCATTTAATATTGCAGATAACAAGTTGGTAATTGACGCAGAGCAATTGCCTGAAGGCATTAATAAAATAATTGTTGTAAGTAAATTACTGAATAGCGAAGTTGATTCTACCCAGTTTTTCCTTGTCTTTAAGTCCAGTGAAAGTTTGTCCTTACTCGATCTGGAACGTTTACATGGAGCCCAGAGTTTTGGTGCACTTGAAAAGAATCGAGCTTATGAAGGCAGCGTGTTTACCCATGAGGAATTTGCAATACCCTGGGGTTTTGGGGCTCATGCAGATAGCAGTTATGCTTACGAGTTGCCGGTACCAATGGCGTCGCTGGAAATTACTGTGGCAATGTCGCAAGCCAGTGGTAATTGTGGTGATGGTGCTGTGTTTGAAATTTGGGGCAACGGCACCCCACTGGTTAATGCTGATCTTGCGCCCGCACAATCGCGCAAACTGTTGGTGGATTTGAAAGGCATTAATGCCCTGGAGTTTAAAACTTATATGAAGGAGTCACCGCATTGCGACCACACCAACTGGATCGCTCCTGTTTTTACCCTCGCTAAATAATTTTTCTCTACAAGTAAAAATAAAAATGTCCTCAGATGAGGGCATTTTTATTTTCCATTTATTTTCTTCTGCAGTCCCGGCGCTAGATTCCCAATATAAAGAAAAAATTGGATATGATGAAAATAATCGCTATCAGTAATCCAATATTCGCCAGACGTACTGCTCCGATGCGATGGAAATTGGTGATGCTGCTCGCATACAAAATGCAGTAGGGAATTAATATCGGCAGAATGTAACGGAAATCAATGTTTACCGGGAATGTCATTCTCATGTAAGTCACACCGGCAACTAACAACAGGCCGGTGAGTAATATCACTGTTTGCCGTTTAAATTCTTCTCGCTGCATATGATAGAGGCCAAATAAAATGTAGGTGCTCATAAGCACTGCTAACAAGCTGGAAATAACCGCGGCATTTTTTGCTAACATGCTGCTGTAACCAAACTCGCCGAATAATCCGGTTTTACCTTGGTAGTTCATGAAATACTGGCGGCCTTTTTCATCTTCCCATGGAGACGTAAACGGTTCGGTAATAAATGTTTTCATATCAAACCAGACAAAATTCTGCGCTGCATTACCAACGCGAAGTGCGGAAGAAACATTGTTGATGTTGTCAATATACAGTTGGTCGCGTTTGCCTTGCAGCTTTAACAATAGCCCTGGGCCTACTGTGATTGCCAGTGATAGCAATACTATCAAGCCGGGTACAATGGCCAGTTTTAAATAGTAAACCCATTCTCTGGATTTGATCATTTTGGCGAGGCCGATAACGCCAATAACCGCAATCAGTATTTCCCCGTTTGCTTTGGTCAGGGTAGTAAGTGCCGTTAATATACTGGCAATCAGCAGGTCGCGTTTGCCATCACTGCTAAACCAGCGTGCAATGTAGTAGGTGCCAGCAGCAAAAAGGAAATAGAGCAGCGGATCATTGCCGATGCGTACTGAGTGAATAACGCTTGATGGCCATAATACAAACATCGCACCGATTACGATGAATAAATGCTGCTCCGTGATTGCCCATGTTTTTGTCGCAGCACAGGAAGATAGGGCAGGCTCCGGTTTTTTATTTGCTGATAATAATTGTATAAATTTTGAATTCAGGTGTTTTCCATATTCCTTCGATCTTCTAACTGGTACGGAAGCAATTGTTGCTTGCAGTGGTACGGAAGAAGCAGGGGGGCTGTGGGTGATATTTAAAAATTGTTTAATCAATAACAAGCCAAAATATACAAATCCCATTGAATAGGCCAAGCATAACAACTGCTGGATACGTTGTGCCTCCTGATTGCTGATCGGCCCAAATGCTCGTGTTATTTTAAGTACGATGGCCCCGGTGTAGTAGTAAAGTGGAGGATGGAAGTAGGCACCATCGGTTGCCTTTTCCAGCGCAGGTGGCAGCCAATGTACTGCGAGGTATTCCGAGTATTCCAGATGTTCTTCTTGATCATGGGTACGGGTGTCGGGTGGGGTAATACTGAAATAAAATAAACGTATAAATAACGCTGCAATTAGCAAAATTTTAAATGCAAAGCTTAGTCTTGCCTTTAATATTAATAAGGATATTGTTAGCCCCATGAGGGCTATCATTAGTTTGTTTAAGTTTTCTGCATACAGTGATTTCAAGTTGATGCCCATCATTCCTCCTGTATCAGAAAAAATGATCTCGATCTTGTTCTCTCCATTTTTAAGGTGATCTTTCAGATCTAATATAAAACCATTTCTATAATCCCTGCGTCCTGATTCAGGTATATGGCTTATATCAACCAGATTGTTGTTAATTGATAGGCTAGAGATTTCATCGTCAGGAATAATCTGCAATTTTGTGCTGCTTATGCTATTTTTGTAAGCAATTCCTTCAAGCTTA
The nucleotide sequence above comes from Cellvibrio sp. PSBB023. Encoded proteins:
- a CDS encoding NPCBM/NEW2 domain-containing protein, which encodes MLAAVGQSRFRYEILVFFAVLLLGALVRFYALGSVPAGLNQDEASMGYDAYALLHYGADRNGMHNPVQMIAWGSGQNALQAYATIPFIALFDLSVFSIRLVPALFGVFCLALFYWVARRIAGPKLAVVALFILAISPWHIVLSRWALESNFLPGTMLVAMALLIFAQERPRLLYLSFAFFAVSLYAYSTAYAFVPVFFLMYGIYALWHRIYSIKDWIIACSVFAVVAAPIMLFVIVNLFKLETIDLRLFSVPRMPGEARYTHMTSFFSNEFWGELAKNFHRVIEILFIQFNDRETQSSVKDIGTVYAFSIPFLFIGLILFFRDLWREKRASAKMPILLWLIAALGVAILSWPAVHRMNLVFFPLILLIAYGVRAVWLKSNVIFAVIMLVYLGLFVRFEKVYFTEYAEEVGAFFFESYTDAVGYAYKHADVSHTLYVSDNLNQPYIHVLFVTKYDVKDYISTVDIPNRSDAFQIVKSFGRFVFGVQTPQAAEGKVIVARNDEARRFPQERYIAKAFKNYTALFNRDYYGLNADGDPVSQSNKFELVNPAVSNDQITLIKPEALASVSNVSFQAFYSPDKAGKLPFNIADNKLVIDAEQLPEGINKIIVVSKLLNSEVDSTQFFLVFKSSESLSLLDLERLHGAQSFGALEKNRAYEGSVFTHEEFAIPWGFGAHADSSYAYELPVPMASLEITVAMSQASGNCGDGAVFEIWGNGTPLVNADLAPAQSRKLLVDLKGINALEFKTYMKESPHCDHTNWIAPVFTLAK